A part of Maridesulfovibrio hydrothermalis AM13 = DSM 14728 genomic DNA contains:
- a CDS encoding methyltransferase domain-containing protein, whose translation MKKRIRQCFSKAAASYSDAAAVQRDVAARCAALCPCGRYDNVLDIGSGVGFLHGELEQRIEFVKYISLDLVHPMLLEQRKVNKALLVTADGENLPLRDGTFDLLASSSAMQWYSDPQKSIPESFKVLKHGGKFSIAVFIKGTLGELADVSLKTGFGSVKELKDGAFYKDIFSNISGLSVDFVLEKHEVYFSSVKDFLRKHKMTGAVASSGSISWGKEKYLRFVEEYEKLYRGDAGIRATYEVLLAYGEKS comes from the coding sequence GTGAAGAAAAGGATTCGTCAATGTTTCAGTAAAGCGGCGGCCAGTTACAGTGACGCAGCAGCTGTTCAGCGTGATGTTGCTGCCCGCTGCGCAGCACTGTGTCCATGCGGTAGATATGATAATGTTCTTGATATTGGTTCCGGAGTGGGATTTCTGCACGGCGAACTGGAGCAGCGTATTGAATTTGTAAAATATATTTCACTTGATCTTGTGCACCCTATGCTGCTTGAGCAGCGTAAGGTGAACAAGGCTTTGCTTGTTACTGCAGATGGCGAAAATCTTCCATTAAGGGATGGGACATTTGACCTTCTCGCCAGTTCTTCTGCCATGCAATGGTACTCTGACCCGCAAAAATCCATTCCGGAAAGCTTCAAAGTTCTTAAACATGGCGGGAAGTTTTCCATTGCTGTTTTCATCAAGGGCACTCTGGGAGAACTGGCTGATGTGAGTCTGAAAACCGGTTTCGGATCGGTAAAAGAACTCAAGGACGGGGCTTTTTATAAGGATATTTTTTCCAATATTTCAGGACTCAGTGTTGATTTTGTTTTAGAAAAGCATGAAGTTTATTTCTCATCAGTTAAGGATTTTTTAAGAAAGCATAAAATGACCGGGGCAGTAGCCTCCAGCGGAAGTATTTCATGGGGAAAGGAGAAATACCTTCGTTTTGTTGAAGAATACGAAAAGTTATACAGGGGAGATGCAGGAATCAGGGCTACTTATGAAGTTCTTCTTGCATATGGAGAGAAGTCCTAA
- a CDS encoding aminotransferase class I/II-fold pyridoxal phosphate-dependent enzyme codes for MSSKKIYSQVQNELADLGKVSMLRVIPDVEDGASRELLFKGERLLNLASNDYLGLASDENLREAAVKAINKYGCGAAASRLVTGNFGLYDELEQEIANFKEQDDAILFASGYAANLSIMDSFADRRSVVFSDKLNHASIIDGIKMSGARQVRYHHNDISHLKMRIESFRDVKSKILITDTIFSMDGDLAYIEEVADLCDFYEVMLIVDEAHAEGVFGGGKGLCFERKVSERVDLHMGAFSKAFGSLGGAASGNKDLMAYLRNKGRSFVFSTALPPAVVGANLAALRLVKDDSSRGTKLLEISRELKTFLQSEGFDCANSASQIIPVILGENEKALEAQKILMNAGLYVAAIRPPTVPKNTARLRLSLRADLTANDLAKIKNGFVKLKKELA; via the coding sequence ATGTCTTCAAAAAAAATATATAGTCAGGTTCAAAATGAACTGGCAGATCTTGGCAAAGTTTCTATGCTCCGGGTAATTCCGGATGTGGAAGACGGAGCATCCAGAGAATTGCTGTTCAAGGGAGAGCGTCTTTTAAATCTTGCTTCCAACGATTATCTGGGACTTGCTTCTGATGAAAATTTGAGAGAGGCGGCGGTTAAAGCCATCAATAAATATGGATGCGGCGCGGCGGCTTCACGTCTGGTGACTGGGAATTTTGGTCTTTATGATGAGCTGGAGCAGGAAATAGCAAATTTTAAAGAGCAGGACGATGCTATTCTTTTTGCGTCCGGATATGCTGCCAACCTTTCGATCATGGACTCTTTTGCAGATCGGCGCAGTGTTGTTTTTTCTGATAAACTTAACCATGCCAGTATAATAGATGGTATCAAAATGTCCGGTGCACGGCAGGTTAGATACCATCACAATGATATTTCTCATCTTAAAATGCGTATTGAATCTTTCAGGGATGTTAAATCAAAAATACTTATAACTGACACAATTTTCAGCATGGACGGTGACCTTGCATATATTGAAGAGGTTGCGGACCTTTGCGATTTTTATGAAGTTATGCTCATCGTGGATGAAGCTCATGCCGAAGGGGTGTTTGGAGGTGGAAAGGGGCTTTGTTTTGAACGCAAGGTTTCTGAGCGCGTTGATTTACATATGGGAGCATTTTCAAAGGCCTTCGGTTCTCTCGGGGGAGCTGCTTCCGGCAATAAAGATCTGATGGCATATCTTAGAAATAAAGGCCGGTCTTTTGTTTTTTCTACCGCTTTACCACCCGCTGTGGTCGGTGCAAATTTAGCTGCTTTGCGTCTTGTTAAAGATGATTCCTCCCGGGGTACAAAGCTTTTGGAAATCAGCAGAGAGCTTAAAACCTTTTTACAATCAGAAGGATTTGATTGTGCAAATTCCGCCAGCCAGATCATTCCGGTCATTCTCGGTGAAAATGAAAAGGCTCTTGAAGCGCAGAAAATACTTATGAATGCAGGACTTTATGTCGCAGCCATCCGTCCCCCTACTGTTCCGAAAAATACGGCTCGGCTTAGGCTTTCTCTCCGTGCTGACTTAACTGCAAATGATCTGGCGAAGATTAAAAATGGTTTTGTAAAATTAAAAAAGGAGCTTGCGTAG
- a CDS encoding Bbp16 family capsid cement protein: MYLDKELCFCEEQAVTASAVSENVINVGEDAGSGSPVRLKVVVDGEDFAALTSLRVGVQASGAEDFALFDTLFESGSIAVSDLKQGYNFPLPSLPVKHKGYLRLSFTVNGADAAAGKLSGYVIMDDQTNM; encoded by the coding sequence ATGTATCTGGATAAAGAACTTTGTTTTTGTGAAGAACAGGCGGTAACTGCAAGCGCGGTTTCTGAGAATGTAATTAATGTTGGAGAAGATGCCGGTTCGGGCAGTCCGGTAAGGCTCAAAGTTGTGGTCGACGGTGAGGATTTTGCGGCTCTGACCAGTCTGCGTGTAGGTGTGCAGGCTTCCGGGGCTGAAGATTTTGCTCTTTTCGATACCCTCTTTGAGTCCGGCTCCATTGCTGTTTCTGACTTGAAACAGGGGTATAATTTCCCTTTGCCCTCTCTCCCGGTAAAACATAAGGGCTACCTCAGGCTGTCCTTCACCGTGAACGGGGCTGACGCTGCCGCAGGTAAACTCAGCGGTTATGTGATCATGGACGATCAGACCAATATGTAA
- a CDS encoding major capsid protein — protein MGTLGNTALTLSEWSNRTDPGGKVAEITEVLAQTNEILDDAAWVEGNLPTGHRTTVRTDLPTVSWRKLNYGIKPSKSRTKQIDDTCGMLESYAEMDKALSELNGHSSNFRTSEERAFLEAMNKEFADTFVYGDTALEPEKFLGLSPRFNSLEHKNVINFGGVGNNCTSIWVVCWSDQTVHFTFPKGSSSGLTHGDLGEVTLEDANGGRYQGIRTHYKWSPGLVVRDWRYVVRIASIDVNNIGSGSLRHSLIEGLNMIPNTNMGKTVIYCNQSVKTQLDIEASDKNNVMLKTENWEGKPVTTFWGCPVRRVDSILNTESAITA, from the coding sequence ATGGGAACTCTTGGTAATACCGCACTTACTCTTTCTGAATGGTCCAACCGCACCGATCCGGGCGGCAAGGTTGCTGAAATCACAGAAGTTCTGGCTCAGACAAATGAAATTCTTGATGATGCTGCATGGGTTGAGGGCAATCTGCCTACTGGACACAGAACAACCGTGCGCACCGACCTGCCTACTGTCAGCTGGCGCAAGCTTAACTACGGCATCAAGCCCAGCAAGTCCCGTACTAAACAGATTGATGATACTTGTGGCATGCTTGAATCCTATGCTGAAATGGACAAAGCTCTGTCCGAGCTGAACGGTCATTCCTCCAATTTCCGCACATCTGAGGAAAGAGCTTTTCTTGAAGCTATGAATAAGGAATTCGCTGACACTTTTGTCTACGGTGATACTGCCCTTGAGCCTGAAAAATTCCTTGGACTTTCCCCGCGCTTTAATTCCCTTGAACACAAAAATGTCATCAATTTCGGAGGAGTGGGTAATAATTGTACTTCTATCTGGGTTGTTTGCTGGTCTGACCAGACAGTGCATTTCACTTTTCCCAAAGGCAGCTCCAGCGGTTTGACTCACGGTGATCTCGGTGAAGTTACTCTGGAAGATGCTAATGGCGGTAGATATCAGGGGATTCGTACCCACTACAAATGGTCTCCCGGTCTGGTTGTTCGTGACTGGCGTTATGTTGTGCGTATCGCTTCTATTGATGTGAATAATATCGGGTCCGGATCTCTGCGCCATTCTCTGATTGAGGGGCTGAATATGATCCCCAACACCAACATGGGCAAGACCGTTATCTACTGCAACCAAAGCGTGAAAACCCAGCTGGACATTGAGGCATCTGATAAAAACAATGTCATGCTCAAGACTGAAAACTGGGAAGGAAAGCCTGTGACAACTTTCTGGGGTTGTCCTGTACGCCGCGTTGATTCCATCCTTAATACCGAATCTGCGATTACTGCTTAA
- a CDS encoding endoprotease, giving the protein MSDFPGPDNSQSDHHDSKPANNSEVAQAVLGGEDFIEEGASAVSGAVNIDIDAADQKGVNQAEEDRSVGPDAYELDYGQPDGIDPYVDQQFREFAHEHGIDGNLAQKLVDFNNKLDSARMQEHEIQTQAWEKQTRSLPGWQGNNYRQNMSVANKALQAFASPDLANMIKSAGYSCHPEVVKTFYNIGMRLSEDSYVDSSKNTPRKKTIGEILYPDQPV; this is encoded by the coding sequence ATGAGTGATTTTCCCGGACCTGATAATTCACAGTCCGATCACCATGATTCAAAGCCTGCAAACAACAGCGAAGTGGCTCAGGCAGTACTTGGCGGTGAAGATTTTATTGAGGAGGGTGCATCTGCCGTATCAGGCGCAGTAAATATTGATATAGATGCCGCTGATCAAAAAGGTGTTAATCAAGCTGAAGAAGATAGATCCGTAGGGCCGGATGCCTATGAACTGGATTATGGTCAGCCGGATGGTATCGATCCATACGTTGACCAGCAGTTCAGAGAATTTGCCCATGAACACGGCATTGACGGGAATCTTGCTCAGAAGCTGGTGGATTTCAATAACAAGCTTGATTCTGCAAGGATGCAGGAGCATGAAATTCAAACTCAGGCATGGGAGAAACAGACCCGTTCGCTGCCGGGGTGGCAGGGAAATAATTACCGCCAGAACATGAGTGTTGCTAACAAAGCTTTGCAGGCTTTTGCCTCGCCTGATCTTGCGAATATGATTAAGTCAGCTGGTTACAGCTGTCACCCTGAGGTCGTCAAAACTTTTTACAATATAGGGATGCGTCTTTCCGAGGATTCCTATGTGGACAGCAGTAAGAATACTCCCCGCAAAAAAACAATCGGCGAGATTCTTTATCCTGATCAGCCAGTTTAA
- the trhA gene encoding PAQR family membrane homeostasis protein TrhA: MFRYVRDPMSGLTHFIGFCLAIAGLVVLLAASINPTSVMHVVTFSIFGGGMILLYLASTLYHWLPLSEKGIRYLRKLDHSMIYIYIAATYTPICLVGLSGAWGWSLFGAVWGMALAGIITKMFWLNAPRWLSTGFYLAMGWLVVVGVYPLVQALQTGALIWLLLGGIMYSVGAVIYALKRPDPLPGVFGFHEIFHVFVMAGSFCHFWLMYEYITQMGW, from the coding sequence ATGTTCCGATATGTACGCGATCCTATGAGCGGGTTGACTCACTTTATTGGGTTTTGTCTTGCCATTGCAGGGCTGGTGGTGTTGCTGGCTGCCTCCATCAATCCTACCAGCGTGATGCATGTGGTAACTTTTTCTATTTTCGGCGGTGGAATGATTCTGCTGTATCTTGCCAGTACGCTTTATCACTGGCTGCCACTTTCTGAGAAAGGAATCCGTTATTTACGAAAATTAGATCATTCCATGATCTACATATATATAGCCGCCACCTACACTCCTATTTGCCTTGTCGGTCTGTCCGGAGCATGGGGCTGGTCATTATTCGGGGCCGTATGGGGCATGGCTCTTGCCGGGATCATAACTAAAATGTTCTGGCTGAATGCTCCGCGCTGGCTGTCTACGGGATTTTATCTGGCTATGGGGTGGCTGGTTGTGGTCGGAGTTTATCCTCTCGTTCAAGCTTTACAGACCGGAGCACTCATCTGGTTGCTGCTTGGAGGAATTATGTATTCCGTGGGGGCTGTGATTTATGCCTTGAAACGGCCAGATCCACTGCCCGGTGTTTTTGGGTTTCACGAGATTTTTCATGTGTTTGTCATGGCTGGAAGTTTTTGCCATTTCTGGCTTATGTATGAATATATCACCCAGATGGGGTGGTAG
- the thiC gene encoding phosphomethylpyrimidine synthase ThiC, which translates to MFSKNKALKSIFDSSIDELCKSEGLSKETIIQGIENGTMVLLGNPNHKDVVPTLIGQPAKVKVNANIGTSPFKSDRAKEMKKLDTAWKAGAHAVMDLSTDGDLDGIRVDMLTQCPLPLGTVPIYAMAQQYVARDEDPAGFTIEELLKELEKEAEQGVDFMTLHCGLTRRGAEWALNGDRLLGIVSRGGSILARWMRDHDAENPLLTNYDRILEICLKHNVTLSLGDGLRPGAGADAGDAAQWEEVLVLGKLAKRAREYGVQAMIEGPGHVPMHLVEAQIRGIKAATYNAPLYVLGPLVTDSAPGYDHIAGAIGGAIAVQNGVDFLCYLTPAEHLTLPEIDDVWNGVKASLVAAQCGEVALGRPDAVKRDADISKARMDLDWDSIAELAIDPALACARRKDHKDEKECAMCGKFCAVRMLSE; encoded by the coding sequence ATGTTTTCAAAGAATAAAGCTCTCAAAAGCATATTTGATTCCAGCATTGATGAACTTTGCAAGAGCGAAGGTCTCTCCAAAGAAACAATTATTCAGGGTATTGAAAATGGAACGATGGTTCTCTTAGGGAACCCTAACCATAAAGATGTAGTTCCCACCCTTATCGGGCAGCCCGCAAAAGTTAAAGTTAATGCGAATATCGGTACCTCCCCCTTCAAGAGTGACCGCGCAAAGGAAATGAAAAAACTGGATACCGCATGGAAGGCCGGAGCGCACGCGGTTATGGATCTTTCTACTGATGGTGATCTTGACGGCATCAGAGTTGATATGTTGACACAGTGTCCGCTGCCTCTCGGCACTGTGCCCATTTACGCAATGGCTCAGCAGTATGTTGCCCGTGATGAAGATCCTGCTGGATTCACCATCGAGGAACTTCTGAAAGAGCTTGAGAAAGAAGCAGAACAGGGTGTTGATTTCATGACCCTGCATTGCGGACTCACCCGTCGCGGAGCCGAGTGGGCGCTTAACGGTGACCGCCTGCTGGGAATCGTTTCCCGCGGTGGATCTATTCTCGCTCGCTGGATGCGTGATCATGATGCGGAAAATCCGCTTCTTACAAACTACGATAGAATTCTTGAAATCTGCCTCAAGCATAACGTGACACTCAGCCTCGGTGACGGTCTGCGTCCCGGTGCTGGAGCTGATGCCGGTGATGCTGCGCAGTGGGAAGAAGTTCTCGTTCTCGGTAAACTTGCAAAGCGTGCACGGGAGTATGGCGTTCAGGCTATGATTGAAGGCCCCGGACATGTTCCAATGCATCTTGTTGAAGCTCAGATTCGCGGAATTAAGGCTGCAACTTATAATGCTCCTCTTTACGTTCTCGGACCTTTGGTCACTGACAGTGCTCCCGGTTATGATCATATCGCCGGAGCTATCGGCGGAGCCATCGCAGTGCAGAACGGTGTAGACTTCCTATGCTATCTTACACCGGCAGAGCATCTGACTCTTCCTGAGATTGACGATGTCTGGAATGGTGTTAAAGCATCTCTTGTTGCTGCGCAGTGCGGTGAAGTTGCACTTGGCCGTCCTGATGCTGTTAAGCGTGATGCAGATATCTCCAAGGCACGTATGGATCTCGACTGGGATAGTATCGCTGAGCTTGCAATCGACCCCGCTCTTGCATGCGCTCGCAGGAAAGATCATAAAGATGAAAAAGAGTGCGCAATGTGCGGTAAATTCTGCGCTGTACGTATGCTTTCTGAATAA
- a CDS encoding Na+/H+ antiporter NhaC family protein: protein MRHWRGIFLLIVSVVLFCQPAFAADSSLGAANAEKFGMLTLIPPLVAIVLAFMTKNVILSLLLGVFSGAFMLETKGFNVYNGFVDGFLRLSNEILSSLADPWNAGIVLQCLAIGGLIALVSKMGGAKAIADALAKKAKSPRSSQFVTWLLGLLIFFDDYANSLTVGPIMRPVTDKMKVSREKLAFVIDATAAPIAGIALISTWVAYEVGLIRDGLQGIGYTMNAYGVFVETIPYRFYNILILVFILATIWFMREFGPMYTAEQRARTTGKVLDDNAKPMVADEATDLQPVEGIEPSIWYAIIPIGTLIAAAFLGFYFNGYNSIMGGEDAALKAIFDNSPMSFVAIREAFGASDASVVLFQAALVAGIVALAIAIGKKILKVDEAISTWVQGVKSLNITAVILLLAWSLSGIIKELGTAAYLVSILSDSIPPFLLPSIIFIMGSIISFATGTSYGTMGILMPLCIPLAYALVPEQSYVILNIGSVLTGAIFGDHCSPISDTTILSSMGSACDHIDHTRTQLFYAVPVAIISIVFGYIPAGLGMPVLIVIPISILAVLATVRIFGKPVPN, encoded by the coding sequence ATGCGCCATTGGAGAGGGATATTTTTACTGATTGTATCAGTAGTACTTTTTTGCCAGCCGGCTTTTGCAGCAGATTCAAGTCTTGGAGCTGCCAATGCAGAAAAATTCGGTATGCTGACGCTGATTCCACCGCTGGTGGCGATTGTTCTTGCTTTCATGACTAAGAACGTCATCCTTTCGCTGCTGCTCGGTGTTTTTTCCGGAGCTTTTATGCTCGAAACCAAGGGCTTCAATGTCTATAACGGTTTTGTTGATGGATTCCTCAGACTCTCCAACGAAATCCTGTCTTCACTGGCTGATCCGTGGAATGCCGGTATCGTGCTTCAATGTCTGGCAATCGGCGGCCTTATCGCTCTGGTTTCCAAAATGGGTGGCGCTAAAGCAATTGCTGATGCTTTAGCCAAAAAAGCAAAAAGCCCCAGAAGTTCCCAGTTCGTTACATGGCTGCTGGGTCTGCTCATCTTTTTTGACGATTATGCCAACTCACTTACGGTCGGGCCTATCATGCGTCCGGTAACAGATAAAATGAAAGTTTCACGCGAAAAGCTGGCATTTGTCATTGATGCAACGGCCGCCCCCATCGCCGGGATTGCTCTTATTTCCACATGGGTAGCATATGAAGTAGGTCTTATCCGTGACGGTCTGCAAGGCATCGGCTACACAATGAATGCCTACGGCGTTTTTGTGGAAACCATCCCTTACAGATTTTACAACATTCTCATTCTCGTTTTCATCCTTGCAACCATCTGGTTCATGAGGGAGTTCGGCCCCATGTATACCGCAGAGCAGCGCGCCCGCACCACCGGCAAAGTCCTTGACGATAATGCCAAACCAATGGTTGCTGACGAAGCTACTGACTTGCAGCCCGTTGAAGGAATTGAACCAAGTATCTGGTATGCAATCATTCCCATCGGAACACTGATTGCTGCAGCTTTCCTCGGCTTTTACTTTAACGGCTACAACTCCATTATGGGCGGTGAAGATGCTGCACTGAAAGCAATCTTCGACAACTCTCCCATGAGCTTTGTGGCTATCCGCGAAGCTTTCGGAGCATCTGATGCATCTGTTGTTCTCTTTCAGGCTGCGCTTGTAGCCGGAATCGTAGCGCTGGCAATTGCCATCGGTAAAAAAATACTGAAAGTTGATGAAGCTATTTCCACATGGGTTCAGGGTGTAAAATCGCTTAACATCACAGCGGTTATCCTGCTGCTGGCATGGTCTCTGTCCGGAATTATTAAAGAACTGGGAACCGCAGCTTACTTAGTTTCCATTCTGTCTGATTCTATTCCGCCTTTCCTGCTGCCTTCTATCATATTTATAATGGGTTCGATCATATCCTTTGCAACCGGAACTTCTTACGGAACCATGGGAATTCTCATGCCGCTCTGTATCCCGCTGGCTTATGCACTGGTTCCTGAGCAGAGCTACGTTATCCTGAATATTGGTTCTGTACTGACAGGTGCTATCTTCGGTGACCATTGCTCCCCCATTTCAGATACCACCATTCTCTCATCTATGGGGTCCGCCTGTGATCACATAGACCATACCAGAACCCAGCTGTTCTATGCCGTGCCCGTAGCAATCATTTCTATTGTATTCGGTTATATTCCGGCAGGACTCGGCATGCCCGTACTTATAGTCATCCCGATCAGTATTCTGGCTGTACTCGCAACAGTACGAATCTTCGGGAAGCCTGTCCCGAATTAA